The DNA sequence AGGATGGCACTCACCGCACCGCCGGGCCGAGCGCCGGGACCCTGGCGGCCGCGCGCACCAGCCGCCGGGCCGCCGTGGCTTGCGCTGCGCGGGCGGCAGCCGGTCCAGCAGCTCGCCCAGCGCCGCGTGCCGCCGCTCGAGGACGCGGTCCACGGGCGCGTGCCCCGGCTTCGGTGACCTCCAGGCGGGTCGGGTCAGCATGGTGATCCGGCCACCCGCACGTCATGACGACGAGCGTCAGCGGGTCGGGGGCACGATCCCGTACTCGTGGATCTTGCGGTAGATCGTCGCCCGTGAAATGCCCAGCAGCTTCGCCGCGCGGACCTTGTTGCCGTCCGCGTCCTCCAGGCAGCGCACGATGGCGTCGCGCTCGATCGACTCGAAGCGGTTGAGCGGGCGGCGGGTGACCGCGTGGAACTCCGCCGGGAGGTCGCCGGGGCGGATGCTGCCGGCGCGGCGGCGCTGGGCCACCTTGCGCAGCACCGCGTACAGCTGTCCGGTGTTGCCCGGCCACTCCGCGCGCATCAGCAGGTGCAGGGCCGCCGCCGAGCACGTCAGGCGGCCGCCGTAGCCGAGTTTGCTCAAGACCAGGGGGACCAGCTCGGCCAGGTCCTCGACGTGGTGGCGCAGCGGCGGGACCCGGACCGTGCGCGGGAACGCCTTGAGCAGCTCGGCCAGCGCCGGCTCGGTCTCCGCCTCGGGGACCAGCGTGACGACGACCCAGGGCGCGGCCGGGCTTTCGCGCAGCCGCCGCAGGACCGCCGCCAGCGCGTTCGCCGCCGGGGCCGTCAGCCGGTCGGCGTGGCGGACCACCAGCGTGCGGATCGGGGTTTCGGCGTGCTCGCGCAGCAGGGCGTCGCCGTCCAGGGCGCCGGCCGCGTCGACGGTGACCAGCCGGGCCGCCGGGTGGTGCCGCTGGTGCAGGCCCTTCGCCAGGGTCAGCTTGCCGGTGCCCGGCTCGCCCTCCAGCGCGACCCATTCGCCGCGCTGGTGCCCGGCGTCGAGCTCGTGCCCGCAGCGCAGCCACAGCGGGGCCGAGCCGACCACGCCCGGCAGGTACATCGGCAGCATCGGCGTTGACGCGGCGAGGGTCTCCTCGGCCTCGATCAGCTTCACCGACAGGACGCCGCCCGCGGTGTCGGTCTCGCGCTGGCCCGGGACGCGGCGGCAGAACACCCGGACCCGCAGGCCGCTGGACAGCGACAGCGTCGCCGGCGTCCGCCGTCCCTCGGCCAGCGCCTCCGTGGCGTGGCCGAGCAGCACCGACTGGTCGGCCGGGTCGAGCAGCTGCCGGGCCCGGTCGTTCATCATCACGATGTCGTCGTTGAACGCCAGCACGATGCCCGTCCACCGGCGGCACGTCTGCAGGTAGGCCTGGAAGAGGATCATCTCGCGCAGGTCGCTGTGCCGCAGCAGCGCCTGGCGGATCTGCTCCGCGGTCGAGCGGGCGAGCGCGATGAGCAGCCCGCCCGCGTCCTTGTGCCAGCAGGTGAGGTCGACCGCGCCGATCTTCTTGCCGGAGATCGGGTGGTGGATCGGCACGCCCGCGCACGCCAGGTTCTCCAGGTGTTCGGCGTAGTGCTCGTGGCCGAACACCGTCGTCGCGCGGCCGTCCTCCAGCGCCGTGCCGATGCCGTTGGTCCCGACGGACTGCTCGCCGTAGCTGAACCCCGGTACGAGCTCGACGCGCTCCAAGTGCCGTCGCAGGTCGGCGTCGCCGGTCCGCTGGGTGAGCACGACCCCGGCCGGGTCGGTGAGGATCAGGCTGATCGGCTGGCCGTCGAACTGCTCGCCGAGCTTGTGCAGCACCGGCTCCGCGCCGCGCATCAGCGGGATGTCGAGGTTCTGGTCGCCGAGGTAGTGCGGGTCGATCCGGTCGGCCTCGACGCGGAACTCCCGCGAGCGCCGCCAGGAGGCCAGGATCGTCTGGCGCACGACACCGGGCGGCACCGCTTCGGCGGTCAGGAAACGCACCCGGGTGCGGGCGAGCTCGTCGTCGGCGAGCAGGGTGCCGGGCGCGTTCTCGTCCACGTGACCTCCAGTTCCCCGCGGCCCACGTGGGTGCGGGCACACCCGTTGTGCCGCCCGTCCAGCCTAAGCGTCGCCCGCCCGCACCGGTGTCTCAAATTGAGACGCCCCGCACCCGGGCGGCGGCGGTGCCATGGGGGCATGGCCGCCGAGACGTACAACCCCTGGACGATCGTCAACCTGGTCTTCACCCACCTGGCCGAGGCGGGCCTGCACCCGACCCTCGGCGCGGAAGGTCACCCCGGAGAACCCGCCGCCGCGCTGCTGCGCGCGCTCGGCATCGTCCCCACCGTCGAGGGCGACGGGCGCGTGCAGGCCGGCGTCCACGAGGAGCTCGCCGCGTTGCGCGCCCGGGTGCTCGGCGCGACCGAAACGCCCTGAGCAGCGGTTCTGTCTCAGATTGAGACCCGCGTCACCCGCGGCCGCCCCGTTCAATGGTCACGCAGGACGCCCTGGGCGGCGAGCTCAGGAGATAAGGAGTGATCCATGAGTCGCCAGAGTGTGGCGAAAGCCCACCAGAAGATCCAGGAACTGTCGTGGGAACCGGCGTACCACACCCCGGTTTCGCACTACGGCACCGACTACACGTTCCGGAAGGCCAAGAAGAAGGACCCGTTGAAGCAGGTCCTCCGCTCGTACTTCCCGATGCAGGAGGAAAAGGACCACCGGGTCTACGGCGCCGAGGACGGCGCGATCCGCGGCAACATGTTCCGCCAGGTCCAGGAACGCTGGCTGGAGTGGCAGAAGCTGTTCCTCAGCATCATCCCGCTGCCGGAGATCTCCGCGGCCCGCGCGATGCCGCTGCTGTTCCGCACGGTCCCGAACCCGGAACTGCACAACGGCCAGGCGATCCAGATGATCGACGAGGTCCGCCACTCGACGATCCAGCAGAACCTCAAGCGCCTGTACATGCAGAACTACATCGACCCCGCGGGCTTCAACTCGAGCCTGCGCAACTTCCAGAACGACTACTGCGGCACCATCGGCCGCCAGTTCGCCGAGGGCTTCATCACCGGTGACGCCATCACCGCGGCGAGCATCTACCTCACGATCGTGGCCGAAACGGCGTTCACGAACACGTTGTTCGTCGCCATGCCGGCCGAAGCCGCCGCCAACGGCGACTACCTGCTGCCGACGGTGTTCCACTCCGTGCAGTCCGACGAATCCCGCCACATCAGCAACGGCTACGCGACGCTGCTGATGGCGCTGTCCGACGAAAGCAACCACCAGCTGCTCGAACGCGACCTGCGGTACGCGTGGTGGAACAACCACGCCGTCGTCGACGCGGCGATCGGGACGTTCATCGAATACGGCACCAAGGACCGCCGCAAGGACCGCGAAAGCTACGCGGAGATGTGGCGCCGCTGGATCTACGACGACTACTACCGCTCGTACCTGGTCCCGCTGGAGAAGTACGGGCTCGTGATCCCGCACGACCTCATCGAAGAGGCGTGGAACCGGATCTGGAACAAGGGCTACGTCCACGAAGTCGCGCAGTTCTTCGCCACCGGGTGGCTCGCCAACTACTGGCGCATCGACCCGATGACCGACGAGGACTTCGAGTGGTTCGAGTACAAGTACCCGGGCTGGTACGACAAGTACGGCAAGTGGTGGGAGAACTACGCCCGCCTCGCGACGCCGAACGGGCACCACCCGATCGTCGCCGAAGACGTCGGCTACGTGTACCCGCACCGCTGCTGGACGTGCATGGTGCCGTGCCTCATCCGCGAGGACATGGTGGTCGACGAGGTCGACGGCCAGCACCGCACGTACTGCTCGGAGACGTGCCGCTGGACCGACGCCGAGGCGTTCCGGCCCACCTACCAGGGCCGCAACACCCCGAACATGGGCCAGCTGGTCGGCGCCCGCGAGTGGGAGACGCTCTACCACGGCTGGAACTGGGCCGACGTCGTGTCCGACATGGGCTTCGTGCGCGACGACGGCAAGACCATGGTCGCGCAGCCGCACCTGAACCTGGACCCGAAGAAGATGTGGACGCTCGACCACCTGCGCCGGATGCCCGAGGTGCAGTCGCCGAACGTGCTCCTCAACCAGATGACCGACGAGCAGCGCGCCGCCTTCGTGGCCGACTACAACCGCCAGGGCCCGGCCGGGCGCCCGGCACCGCAGACGGCCTGATACGACCACGAGGGGCCGCACTTTCACGTGAAAGTGCGGCCCCCAGGTGGGCACTTTCACGTGAAAGTGCCGGAATGGGGCTGGGATGGCGGAAAAGCACCGCGTCCGGTTCGAGCCGGTCGGGATCGAGATCGACGTCGCCGAGGACACCACGATCCTGCGCGCCGCCGCCGAGCAAGGCGTCATGCTCATGCACGGCTGCAAGGAAGGGCAGTGCGCGGCGTGCAAGTCGTTCATCCTCGACGGCGACGACGTCGAACACGACCGGTACTCGACCTTCGCGCTCCCCGACTACGAAAAGGAGGAAGGCTTCACGCTGCTGTGCCGGGCCCACGCCTACGAAGACCTGACCATCGAGCTGCTCAACTACGACGAGGAGATGATCCAGTCCGGGCTGCCGATCCAGGAGGCGACCGTCGAGGTCGTCGCGAACGAGCACGTCACGCACGACCTGCGGCACCTGGTGGTGCGGCTCGACGAGGAACTGAAGTTCTTCCCCGGCCAGTACCTGGACTTCGCGGTCCCGGGCACCGAGGAGACGCGCTCGTTCTCGATGGCCAACACCTCGGCGCGCGACGGGCTGCTGGAGTTCGTCATCAAGATCTACCCCGACGGGCTGTTCTCCCGGTTCCTCGACACGCGGGTCGCGGTCGGCGACCGGCTCCGGGTGACCGGCCCGTTCGGGGTGTTCACCCTGCGGGACAACCCGGGCAAGGACCTCGTCTTCGTCGGCGGTGGCGCCGGGATGGCGCCGATCCTGGCGCTGCTGCGGTCCATGGCCGAGCGCGGCCTCGACCGGAAGGCGGTCTTCTACTACGGCGCCCGCCGCCGCCACGACCTCTGCTTCGAGGCCGAGCTGCGGGAGCTGGAAGAGAAACTGCCGGACTTCCGTTACGTTCCAGCGCTTTCCGAGCCCGGCGACGACGACTGGACCGGCGAGACCGGCTTCGTCACCGACGTCCTGCGCCGGGCCGGCCTGGACCTGTCCGGCGCCGACGCCTACGTCTGCGGGCCCCCGCCGATGGTGGAAGCCGCGCTGGAACTGCTGCCCGCGCTCGGCGTCGCCGACAAGCGCGTCTTCTACGACAAGTTCACCACCACGGGCGAAGGGTAAGGAACCCATGACAGCCACTTCCGAACGCAGCGTGCCGAAGCCGGCGTTCACCGACGCCGAAGCGGGCGCGAAGGTCTTCCCGGACTCCACTGCCCGCCAGTACAACTACTTCACCCCCGCCAAGCGCAAGCAGAGCCACTACGAGGACGTCACCGTCGAGGTCCAGCCCGACCCGCGCCACTACCTGTCCCAGGGCTGGCTCTACGCCTTCGCCGACGGCAAGGGCGGCTACCCGCTCGAGTGGACCGCGTTGAAGGCGTGGGGCTCCGACCGGCCGCTGCCCGAACGCGGCCCGGGCTCCGGCGGCAAGGGCTACGACTGGCCGGCCCACGGCTGGCACGAGTTCCGCGACCCGAACGAGGAGTGGGAGCTCACCCTCTACCGCTACAACGCCAACGTCGTGCGCCAACTGAACCAGAACATCGACGCCGCGCGCCAGGCCAAGGCGTTCGAGCAGTGGAACCGGAACTGGGTCGAC is a window from the Amycolatopsis sp. cg9 genome containing:
- a CDS encoding sigma-54-dependent Fis family transcriptional regulator; this translates as MDENAPGTLLADDELARTRVRFLTAEAVPPGVVRQTILASWRRSREFRVEADRIDPHYLGDQNLDIPLMRGAEPVLHKLGEQFDGQPISLILTDPAGVVLTQRTGDADLRRHLERVELVPGFSYGEQSVGTNGIGTALEDGRATTVFGHEHYAEHLENLACAGVPIHHPISGKKIGAVDLTCWHKDAGGLLIALARSTAEQIRQALLRHSDLREMILFQAYLQTCRRWTGIVLAFNDDIVMMNDRARQLLDPADQSVLLGHATEALAEGRRTPATLSLSSGLRVRVFCRRVPGQRETDTAGGVLSVKLIEAEETLAASTPMLPMYLPGVVGSAPLWLRCGHELDAGHQRGEWVALEGEPGTGKLTLAKGLHQRHHPAARLVTVDAAGALDGDALLREHAETPIRTLVVRHADRLTAPAANALAAVLRRLRESPAAPWVVVTLVPEAETEPALAELLKAFPRTVRVPPLRHHVEDLAELVPLVLSKLGYGGRLTCSAAALHLLMRAEWPGNTGQLYAVLRKVAQRRRAGSIRPGDLPAEFHAVTRRPLNRFESIERDAIVRCLEDADGNKVRAAKLLGISRATIYRKIHEYGIVPPTR
- a CDS encoding methane monooxygenase, with product MSRQSVAKAHQKIQELSWEPAYHTPVSHYGTDYTFRKAKKKDPLKQVLRSYFPMQEEKDHRVYGAEDGAIRGNMFRQVQERWLEWQKLFLSIIPLPEISAARAMPLLFRTVPNPELHNGQAIQMIDEVRHSTIQQNLKRLYMQNYIDPAGFNSSLRNFQNDYCGTIGRQFAEGFITGDAITAASIYLTIVAETAFTNTLFVAMPAEAAANGDYLLPTVFHSVQSDESRHISNGYATLLMALSDESNHQLLERDLRYAWWNNHAVVDAAIGTFIEYGTKDRRKDRESYAEMWRRWIYDDYYRSYLVPLEKYGLVIPHDLIEEAWNRIWNKGYVHEVAQFFATGWLANYWRIDPMTDEDFEWFEYKYPGWYDKYGKWWENYARLATPNGHHPIVAEDVGYVYPHRCWTCMVPCLIREDMVVDEVDGQHRTYCSETCRWTDAEAFRPTYQGRNTPNMGQLVGAREWETLYHGWNWADVVSDMGFVRDDGKTMVAQPHLNLDPKKMWTLDHLRRMPEVQSPNVLLNQMTDEQRAAFVADYNRQGPAGRPAPQTA
- a CDS encoding FAD-binding oxidoreductase, translating into MAEKHRVRFEPVGIEIDVAEDTTILRAAAEQGVMLMHGCKEGQCAACKSFILDGDDVEHDRYSTFALPDYEKEEGFTLLCRAHAYEDLTIELLNYDEEMIQSGLPIQEATVEVVANEHVTHDLRHLVVRLDEELKFFPGQYLDFAVPGTEETRSFSMANTSARDGLLEFVIKIYPDGLFSRFLDTRVAVGDRLRVTGPFGVFTLRDNPGKDLVFVGGGAGMAPILALLRSMAERGLDRKAVFYYGARRRHDLCFEAELRELEEKLPDFRYVPALSEPGDDDWTGETGFVTDVLRRAGLDLSGADAYVCGPPPMVEAALELLPALGVADKRVFYDKFTTTGEG